The Tachyglossus aculeatus isolate mTacAcu1 chromosome 22, mTacAcu1.pri, whole genome shotgun sequence genome window below encodes:
- the SPDYC gene encoding speedy protein C, producing the protein MNRVQSLPSASAPVVTAWVKPGGWAGRGGGNGHGPAQLPLQCHELSAFFSLLEDSLLQEFLATDLCYRISDKYLLAMTLVYFQRAGLQLSEYTQGNFFLALYLANDMEEDGEDPKYEIFPWALGESWRQLVPSFLRQRDGLWARMGYRAAVSQRCCEEVMVKEPNHWAWTRERPPHHGGAQRGAPWGELPPVGRLPRGPGLSPPGCCLCGSGPQAGKGGSPKPPESSPPLLPAAAPWPSNLFFVLPPTLQLEPGVYYTFQISLEPSASPGHWQSAG; encoded by the exons ATGAACCGAGTCCAGAGCCTGCCCTCGGCCTCGGCCCCTGTGGTCACCGCCTGGGTGAAGCCAGGAGGCtgggcagggcggggaggggggaacggGCACGGCCCTGCCCAGCTGCCCCTGCAGTGCCACGAACTCAGTGCCTTCTTCAGCCTTCTAg AGGACAGCCTCCTCCAGGAGTTTCTTGCCACAGACCTGTGCTACCGCATCTCCGATAAG TATCTTCTGGCAATGACCCTGGTGTACTTCCAGCGGGCCGGCCTGCAGCTCTCCGAATACACCCAAGGCAACTTCTTCCTGGCCCT GTACCTCGCCAACGACATGGAGGAGGACGGCGAAGACCCCAAGTACGAGATCTTCCCTTGGGCCTTGGGCGAGAGCTGGCGGCAGCTGGTGCCCAGCTTCCTGCGCCAGAGAGACGGGCTGTGGGCCCGCATGGGGTACCGGGCCGCCGTGAGCCAGCGTTGCTGTGAGGAG GTCATGGTGAAGGAGCCCAACCATTGGGCCTGGACGCGGGAGCGGCCTCCTCACCACGGCGGGGCCCAACGGGGGGCACCTTGGGGGGAGTTGCCCCCCGTTGGGAGGTTGCCCCGTGGCCCCGGCCTGTCGCCACCGGGCTGCTGTCTGTGTGGCAGTGGTCCCCAGGCGGGGAAGGGGGGCTCCCCCAAGCCCCCCGAGtccagccctcctctcctccctgccgcGGCCCCCTGGCCCTCCAACCTCTTCTTCGTGCTTCCCCCAACGTTGCAGCTGGAGCCGGGGGTCTACTACACCTTTCAGA TCTCGCTGGAACCCTCCGCCTCTCCCGGACATTGGCAGTCGGCAGGGTGA